A genomic stretch from Antarcticibacterium flavum includes:
- a CDS encoding IMPACT family protein, giving the protein MKDTYKSISKPGKEALFKDRNSKFFGYTFPITNEEKAKEHLEDLRKKHHQARHWCYAWQIGKEDPQYRANDDGEPSNSAGMPIYGQIQSFEVTNILVVVVRYFGGVKLGVGGLINAYRTAAQMALENSRITTRTIDETFRLKFDYPEMNIVMRLIKEHNLNIKEQDLGLDCKIYISVRKKEAEEIYEKFSSIYKVEIGREEN; this is encoded by the coding sequence TTGAAGGACACCTACAAAAGCATAAGTAAACCGGGAAAAGAAGCTTTGTTCAAAGACAGGAATTCAAAATTCTTTGGATACACCTTTCCAATTACCAATGAAGAGAAAGCCAAAGAACATTTGGAGGACCTAAGGAAGAAACATCACCAGGCGCGCCACTGGTGTTACGCCTGGCAAATAGGTAAGGAAGATCCTCAATATCGCGCCAATGATGACGGGGAGCCATCAAATTCAGCAGGAATGCCTATTTATGGGCAAATACAGTCTTTTGAAGTGACAAACATCCTGGTGGTGGTCGTGCGATATTTCGGCGGGGTAAAGCTGGGGGTTGGAGGCCTAATAAATGCCTATAGAACCGCTGCTCAAATGGCTTTGGAAAACAGCAGGATCACTACCCGCACCATCGATGAGACTTTCAGGTTAAAATTTGATTATCCAGAAATGAATATTGTAATGAGGCTTATAAAAGAACATAACCTCAATATTAAGGAACAGGACCTGGGACTGGATTGCAAGATCTATATTTCTGTAAGGAAAAAAGAGGCTGAAGAGATCTATGAAAAATTCAGCAGCATTTATAAGGTAGAGATTGGCAGAGAGGAAAATTAA